The sequence TATTTCATGATTTCAGAGATTCGATAGCAGCTAGAAAGAGCCTGGCTCTTTCACCGGGTTCTCCTCTGCATAGAAGGTCTGATATTATGGCCACTGAATCGGCGCCGGCTTCGAAGATCTCCCTTACTTTCTCCAGCGTGATTCCACCTATGGCAACGAGCGGTTTGTCGACGGTCCTTTTGATTTCAGCAATCGCTTCCCGACCTAGAGGGCTGTATTTCAGGTCTTTGGTCTTTGTCTTGAAGATAGGCCCGATGGCCAGATAATTCACATCCATCCTCGATGCTTGGATCGCCTCCGTGATGGAATGAGTGGAAACGCCGATGATCTTTGCCGGGCCAAGAATTCTTCTTGCTTCCAGCGGCGGCAGGTCTTCTTCCCCGAGATGAACACCATCTGCTCCAGCGGCAAGAGCCATGTCCACTCTGTCATTGACTATGATTAACGCCCCGCGCTCTCTGGAATAGGAAACAGACTTAACGATCTCCTCGAAAAAATCCCTGCCAACCTTTTTCTCCCTCATCTGGATCAGTTTCACGCCGCTGTCGACGAGGATCCTCACCTGGTTAGAGTGAGACAGATGCGACAATCCGCTGTCGGTTATAGCATATAGAGGGGGAATTTTTTCTAGAAGCAAGGTGCAATCCCTAGGGTTCCGACTTTTTCTGCGGGAGGAATTTTTCCATGAACCTCGTCGAAATGTTTCCTTGTATGAAATCTTCGTCTGAAATGATCTTCTGCTGTAACGGGATGTTGGTCTTGATCCCTTCTATGATGAAGGAATCCAGGGCTCTCTTCATCCTGGAAACCGTTTCCTTTCTGGTGTTACCTCTCGTGATGAGTTTCGCTACCAGTGAATCGTAGTACGGAGGAATGATGCACTCGGCATACGCGGCAGTATCGACCCTGACCCCGGGTCCGCCGGGTGGATGGAAGAGTCTGATCTTTCCTGGAGAAGGAGCAAATGTCTCCGGATCTTCCGCATTGATCCGGCATTCTATGCTGTGGCCGTTCAGTTTTATATCTTCCTGGCGGCAGGAAAGCCTCTCTCCCGCTGCGATCTTTATCTGCTCCTTGATGAGATCAATCCCGGTCACGTTCTCGGTCACGGGATGTTCCACCTGAATTCTCGTATTCATTTCCATGAAATAGAAGTTCCGGTCACCATCCAGGAGGAATTCGATGGTCCCGGCATTCGTGTACCCTACTGTCTCAGCCGCTTTGAGCGCTGCAGACGACATTCTTTCTCTCAGCTCTGGAGTCATGCCAGGAGAAGGAGATTCCTCGACGAGCTTCTGGTGCCTCCTCTGGATGGAACACTCCCTTTCGAAGAGATGAAGGATATTACCAAAATTATCGCCGAGTATCTGAAACTCGATGTGCCTTGGGGCTTCAAGATATTTCTCTATGTATACATCCGGGACATCGAATGCTGCTTTCGCTTCCGTCTGTGCTATCTTGAAGGCTTCATCCAGTTCCTCGGCGCTCCTGACAATCCTCATCCCACGCCCCCCGCCTCCAGCCGCTGCCTTGATGATAATGGGATAACCGATCTGCTCGGCAAGCTTCAATGCTTCCACGTCATCCGGGATGACCGCTTCGCTTCCCGGGATGACCGGCACACCCGCCTTGATCATCGTCCTCCTTGCCTCCACCTTGTCTCCCATCAATCTAATGATCTCCGGGGAAGGGCCGATGAAGGTGATGTTGCATTCCCTGCATATCTCCGCAAAGTGCGTTGATTCCGCAAGGAATCCATATCCGGGATGGATCGCATCGGCTCCAGTTATCTCAGCCGCTGAGATGATGCTGGTGACGTTCAGATAACTTTCAGAGTTCTTGGCGGGACCGATGCAGACATCATCATCGGCATATTTGACATGCAGAGAATCGGCATCAACATCGGAATGAACGGCAACCGTCTTAATGCCGAGCTCCTTGCATGCCCAGATGATCCGCAGGGCAATCTCTCCCCGATTGGCTATCAATATCTTCTTGAACATGACTTCTATTCCTATTCTGCCGGTCTCAACCGGAATAGTACCTGCCCGTACTCCACCGGGTGAGCGTTGGGAACGAGGATCTCCACGATCTCACCTGCAACCTCCGACTCGATCTCGTTCATGAGCTTCATCGCTTCCACGATGCACAGAATCTGCCCCTTCCGTACGAGATCGCCAACCTCCACGTAGGGAGGAGCTTTGGGATCGGGAGCCCTGTAGAAAGTTCCCACTATTGGAGACTTCACTTCAAACAGATTATCCTTTTCGAGAGCTTCCGCGGGAGCGGTTTCGACTTTCGGCAGTTCGCTGCTCTCCACCACTTTTTCCTCAATGACGACCTCTTGAGGAGCCGCTTCGATTTTAGCCACTCTGCCTGCTCCTTTGACCAGCTTGATCTTGAAGCCTTCCCTCTCCAGTTCGAACTCCACGAAGTTGCTTCTTGATATGTAGTCGATAAGGTCTTTAATCTCTTTATCCAATGCTATCTCTCCTAATAGAAAGGTTAAGATCTTAAATTATTATATCATCTCTTCTTTTCATCGCTGCCTGGGAAAAGCTCATCCCGTCAGCCTCTCCAGCAACTTCTTAAGCAGTCCTATCTTTTTCTCCACGGTTTCATTTCTTGTATTTCCGCATATGCCATCTTCGGAATGCTGTGACTGAGATGATTCCGGCGCTTCACTCCCGGAAGAGTGCGTCAGTTCGATCTTTCGCATCAGGCGGAAATCGTCCGGGGTCCTCTCAAGCAGTTTCTCATAGATCCTGCGAGCTTTGACCTTCATTCCCTGCTTGAGATAGAGGTCTGCCAGAGTCTCCGTCAGGATTTCATCAGGTTCGTTTTTCATGGTCGTCACTTCGTCCTCCGATTTTTCCTTTCTAAAAAAATAGGGTTGAAATGTTCATTTCAACCCTGGAAGCTTCTGAGAATCCAAATCTGATGCAATTTTAAAATGGAGATCTCTTCTTCATCAATGTTTTCATATGTACCATTGTCAAAGCTATCGCAACCGAATGCTATCCCCCGCAAATATCCCTGAAATTGATGGTGAACAGCACCGAAGTCTGGACATCTTCTCCGGCCACATCCTTTCCGTAAAAGATCACCGTCGTATCCACATCTACACCCGGAGTGAAGTATCCTGCCATCTTGTCAACAGCCCTGACCACGACGGTGCTGAATTGCGCCGTACCCCCACTCGGGACCCTCACACTAATGTTTTGAGAGAATGAAGGAGCAACACCACCGGAATAGGAAACAACATATCGGTTCAGAACTACATCGTTGTAAAACGTTCCCTCCGCATCTATGTTCCTTGGCTGATTGGAGAATGTAAAAGTGGCATTATCGTCATGATAGACCTGATTGGCATCCGGCAGCGGTACCGAGCAGAATGGCATCGGTTCAACGCTGATAATTGTCACAATCGAGTCGGAATAGTCCGGATCATCGGTAGAGCTGTTGCAGCCTGGCAACAGGAAAATAGCTATGAAGACCGCTGCGGCTAATAGAAATTTCTTCATGATAAGAAACCTCCTTATTAAGCAGAGCTTCTCATAATCTTTGCCGTCAGGAATATGAGCAACTCTCTATTCTCATTCGTGACGTTCTTCCTCTTGAAGAGCCAGCCGAAGAGAGGCACCTTTCGGAACCAGGGGACCCCAGCCTCGCTCAACCCTTCAGATTGACTGAAGATGCCTCCTATCACCGTTGTTCCACCATCGTTTATCAGGACCTTGGTCTGCGCCCTTTGAGTGTTGATCGGAGGGACATCCCCGACTCTGTTGACGAAGTCAGGGGTGTTGTTCTCCACCTGAATGTCCAGGACGATGGTTCCTTCCGCCGTGATCTGCGGTGTCACCAGCAGGCGCAACGATGCGGATACGAACTCCACGTTGATCTCCGTGGCGGTAGTGTTCACAACGGGGATCCTGACACCTCTCTCTATCTCAGCCTTCTCGTTGTTCTGAGTGGCAATCTTGGGAGCCGAGAGTACCCTTGCCTTACCTTCCACTTCCAGGGCTTCGATGGCGAGATCTAGAGCGAAGCTGTTGAGGACATTTCCGAATGTCACACCTAGCTGATTGGGTGAGATGGCGCCGACCCTCGTGAAGGGAAGGTTGAGCTGGTAATCGACCCTGGCGTTATGGGGGAACTGGAGATTGGTCTGTGTCCCCCTCGATGAGTCGGCGATCCCTGTAAACCCCCACTCGACTCCGAAATCCTGGACAAACTGTCTGGATGTCTCCACGATCCTCGCCTCTATCATGACCTGCGGTGTCTCGGTGTCCAGGGACGTGATGAGATTGTCAATGGGTGCTATCCTGGTCGGCACATCAGTCACGATTAGTGAATTGGTCCTCTCGTCCATGATGACCCTGCCCCTTGGAGAAACCATGCCGCTCTGCCTTATAATCTTTTCGATCTCCTGAGCTTTTGCATAGCTTAGCGTCTTCGTTATGGTCACGGGATCGGCCTCGAGCTCCTTGGCATCCTTCAGTTGCTTCCTTGAAGCTGCTTCTTGGGCCAGCCTCTGCGTAGGAGCAATCCTGATCACATTATCCTCGAATATCTTGTCCATACCGTTGTTCTTAAGGATGATGTCAAGGGCTTGGTCCCACGGGACGTTATCCAGAACGATGGTTACCTTGCCTCCAACGGCAGGATCGAGGACAAAATTCAATCCAGAAATCTCATGGAAGAGCCTGAAGACCTGTTTGATAT is a genomic window of Acidobacteriota bacterium containing:
- the accB gene encoding acetyl-CoA carboxylase biotin carboxyl carrier protein; this translates as MDKEIKDLIDYISRSNFVEFELEREGFKIKLVKGAGRVAKIEAAPQEVVIEEKVVESSELPKVETAPAEALEKDNLFEVKSPIVGTFYRAPDPKAPPYVEVGDLVRKGQILCIVEAMKLMNEIESEVAGEIVEILVPNAHPVEYGQVLFRLRPAE
- a CDS encoding tetratricopeptide repeat protein, translated to MKNEPDEILTETLADLYLKQGMKVKARRIYEKLLERTPDDFRLMRKIELTHSSGSEAPESSQSQHSEDGICGNTRNETVEKKIGLLKKLLERLTG
- the thiE gene encoding thiamine phosphate synthase → MLLEKIPPLYAITDSGLSHLSHSNQVRILVDSGVKLIQMREKKVGRDFFEEIVKSVSYSRERGALIIVNDRVDMALAAGADGVHLGEEDLPPLEARRILGPAKIIGVSTHSITEAIQASRMDVNYLAIGPIFKTKTKDLKYSPLGREAIAEIKRTVDKPLVAIGGITLEKVREIFEAGADSVAIISDLLCRGEPGERARLFLAAIESLKS
- the accC gene encoding acetyl-CoA carboxylase biotin carboxylase subunit is translated as MFKKILIANRGEIALRIIWACKELGIKTVAVHSDVDADSLHVKYADDDVCIGPAKNSESYLNVTSIISAAEITGADAIHPGYGFLAESTHFAEICRECNITFIGPSPEIIRLMGDKVEARRTMIKAGVPVIPGSEAVIPDDVEALKLAEQIGYPIIIKAAAGGGGRGMRIVRSAEELDEAFKIAQTEAKAAFDVPDVYIEKYLEAPRHIEFQILGDNFGNILHLFERECSIQRRHQKLVEESPSPGMTPELRERMSSAALKAAETVGYTNAGTIEFLLDGDRNFYFMEMNTRIQVEHPVTENVTGIDLIKEQIKIAAGERLSCRQEDIKLNGHSIECRINAEDPETFAPSPGKIRLFHPPGGPGVRVDTAAYAECIIPPYYDSLVAKLITRGNTRKETVSRMKRALDSFIIEGIKTNIPLQQKIISDEDFIQGNISTRFMEKFLPQKKSEP